The Photobacterium sanguinicancri genome includes the window CGACGTAAACTGGTAAAAATCAGTACCATCTTCTGATGGTGGTAGCTCACCAGCAAGTTCTTTAACCGTCACTTCATCACCAGCTTGTAGCTGTTCGTTACAGTAATCGTACACTTGCTTGCGGTACTGTTGCTTTTCTTCTTTATCTAGACGCGAATCAGCGCAGAAATCTTCCACAGCTTGCATTAGCACTTGGTTTTGAACTTTAACGTCCAAACCCACTTCTGCTTGTAGGAAATCTAAGAAGAAATCTGCAATCTTACGGCCCACTCGCCCTTTAATAAATGTCAGGTAACGCTTAGATTCCGCATCAGTTTCCCACGCCGAAAGATCGATACGCGCAACAATGTCCATCTTAGCGACATCTAAATAGTCCGTCGCACTGATATCTAATTGTTCTGTTACTTTCATACTATGGCAGGTCGGCATTAAACCGATAAATAAATAGTCTGTCGCCAGCGATTGATACTCAGCCATCACCAGTGTGCCAGATTCAGCAAAGGGATATTTTGCCAATTCAGCTTGTAAGCGCTTGGCAGATTGGTCAGAAAATGACAGAAAATCGAGTTCTTTAGTGCGACACTGCTTCAACCAATAGCTAAATTCACTCTCTTCTGAGAAGTGGGCAAAACCTTTTGCACCTTTACTGCTGTATACTCGATGGAGCTCTGCAACAAGGTTTTCAGTCGACTCACTGTGATCAAGTGTTTGTTTTCTAAGATGAACTTCAAATTCATCTTTATCATTCTTAGCAAGTTGGTGCAGAATAACGTTCGAAAGGATTAAACTCATAATTGAAAAGTTTTTCAGTTAACCAAAAGTGTAGGTTATTATAAGCTGCTTTAGTAAACTTTAAACAAGACTTCCTATGCCTATTACTTCAAAATACAGCAACGACAAAGTTGAACAAATCATCAGTGATCTGTTTGACGTACTAGAAAAACACGATGCATCAGCAGAACTTGCGCTGATGGTTGTGGGCAACATTGCTACCAACATCATCAATGCTGATCTACCAGCGGGCCAACGTAAAGCGATTGCTGAGAAATTTGCCCAAGCACTGCAGACCACAATCAAAGACTAACAGAGACACTTTGCCCGAGAGACAGAGAAGAATAAACAGATATGGTCGCTAGCGGAAATAATTACAAAGACAAAGTATCTCAGCTTATCAGCTGGGGACACTGGTTTAGCTTTTTCAATATCATCGCTGCCATGCTTTTGGGCACGCGATATATTGTGCATTCAGAATGGCCTGTAACGCTATTAGGTCAACTGTATCTATTGCTAAGTTGGGTGGGTCACTTTGGCTTCCTTGTGTTTGGGTTATATATCCTGATCATTTTTCCTGCTAGCTTTCTGATCCCTTCTCAACGATTAATGCGTTTATTCGCAGTGCTTATTGCCACTTTAGGTTTAACCACATTAATCTTAGATACCTATGCTTACACCACACTAGACCTCCACTTAAGCCCATTAGTTTGGGATCTTTTACTTAGTGGTGAAAAGAGTGAGTTAAACGCACGTTGGCAATACCTGTTTATTGCTGTGCCTATTCTCTTTTTACTGCAATTGGTGCTGTCTGAGTGGTTATGGCGTAAGTTGCGAAAGATCACCCGCAAGCATGTGGGAGGGCCGATTGCACTGGTATTTGGCTTATGTTTCTTAGGCAGTCATCTGGTCTATATCTGGGCTGATGCATTTTTGTATCGCCCAGTGACAATGCAACGTTCTAATTTTCCATTGTCATACCCTATGACAGCAAAAACCTTTATGGAAAAACATGGACTTATTGATCGTAATGAGTACGCCAAACGCAAAGAAGAAGCAGGTGAAAACCATAGCCCGCTGATTCGCTACCCTATTGAAAAGTTAAGCTTCTCTGACCAAGGTACAAATCAAAATGTACTCATCGTAATGATAGATGGCTTACGCAGCGATATGGTTAGTAGCAAGATTATGCCTAACTTGGCGAGTTTTGCAGACCAAAACATCAATTACAAAAACCATTACAGCACTAGCAATGATAATACTGTCGGTATATTTGGCTTATTTTACGGCCTACCAGGCAGCTATTTAGAAAGCGTCCGTGCTGAAAGCACAAGCCCAGTACTTGTTTCTACGCTAAATAAGCGTAAATACCAATTTGGCCTGTTCAGTGGTGACCATTTTAGTTCACCCATTTATTATCAAACTATCTTTGAACAGCAAAAGCTAGCTAACCACAGCTCAGATAATGCGACGCCTAGCGATCAACTCGCTGTCGATAACTGGCAGACATGGCTTACCACAACGCTTGAAGATGATAAACCTTGGTTCAGTTATATAGAACTACTGGCGGTGCAAGAGTTTGAAGAAGATGGTGGCTACACGCCAACATTTACACCATCACTTAGCACTACAGCAAAAAATACAAAAATCAGCGACCCAGGTTTGTTGCTAAAAAATAGTTACCGTAATGCGGCTAATTATGCCGATAGTTTGGTCGGTCAGATCTTAGCTGCATTAGAAGCACAACAAGTGCTTGATAACACCATTATTATTTTCACGTCAAATCACGGTACTGAATTTAACGAAACAGGTACCAATAGCTGGGGTTCAAACAGCAATTATAGCCAGTATCAATTAAAAGTCCCTTTAGTCATCCATTGGCCAAACCGTGACTCCGACGTTATAGAGACAGTAACAAGTCATTTAGATGTAGCTCCTACACTAATGGAGGCATTACTGAATGTATCCACGACTAGCGATAAATACAGCAGTGGTAATAGCTTGTTTGATAATGAAAATACACGTCGATGGGTAATTGCTGGTGACAGTAAAGATATTGTAGTTATTCAAAAAAATACAACCACAGTCGTCGACCGCTATGGTAACTATCAAGTCTATGACGAACACTATAAGATTAAAGATGAACGTCGACCAAAACTGTCAACGTTGATGCAGGTAATGAATGAGCTAAAACGCTTTTATCACCCTCAAAAGTAATCTGACTTAAACAAAAAAGCAGCAATTAAGCTGCTTTTTTGTCTGTGATCACTACCGCCCGAGGCTAATGGTATTCAGTGTTGCTGGCGTAGCACTGCTCATATCCATCTTGCCAGCCATTGGCATATTTTTGGTCATCATACATACGCTCAGGATCTTGGCGAAAACCATCATGGTGCGTAACTGCCTGCTCTTTTCGGCTATGGCAACCATCTTGATAGCCATCCAAATAAGGTCGAGTAAAACCTAACTCAATTAGCTGATCATGGCGGGCACTCTCACAGCCACTCAGCAATAATAGCGCTGCTATCATTCCACTTATCTTAAGTAGTCCGGTTCCAAATCTCGCATATTCCCATCGCGACTTCATAAATCATCACCCGTCAAATCCCCTACTTACAACCTTAGTGAAAATCACCAAGACACTGATGTCTCAATATTGAGTTTATGAACCAAACCCAATAGGCTAGCACTACTCTGGGTAAGTAAGTGTTCAGTGATTTTAATCAGTAAAACGATCAGTTACTTAGTCAGATTGATATAACCCAACAAGCAAGCGACAAAGCAAATTAAGAAAGGAGATATCATGCAACCTCGGCTACTGATCACTGGCGCAAACCGCGGTATAGGTTTGGCATTAGTAAAACACTATCTGGATGATGGCTGGCATGTCGATGCATCTTGTCGCGATATATCACAAGCACAGGAATTATTATCACTAGCAAGCGCATCTCCTCAAAACTTACACCTTCACACGCTCGACGTCACAGACCATGACGCTGTAATGGCTCTGAGCCAGACCCTAAAGGGGACACCACTAGATTTGTTGATTAACAATGCGGGTTATTACGGTCCGAAAGGCTATGGATTTGGTCACACCAATGCCAATGAATGGCGAAAGGTCTTTGAGGTTAACACGATTGCTCCGCTAAAAATGGCAGAAGCTTTTTACCCTCAGCTTAAACTGGCTCCTCAAGGGATTATTGCCTCTATTTCATCGAAAGTTGGCAGTATGACGGAGAATACCAGCGGTGGTGGTTACATTTATCGCTCATCAAAAGCGGCCTTAAACTCCGTCGTCAAAAGCCTATCCAACGACTTATTACCACAAGGTATTCTTTCTGTTGCGCTTCACCCTGGCTGGGTACAAACGGAAATGGGTGGACCCAATGCTTTAATTGACACGCAAGTCTCCGCGTCAGGCTTAAAAAACGTCTTAGATAATTTATCGCCTTCTCAAAGTGGAGAATTTTACAACTTTGATGGCACTAACATCCCTTGGTAATAAAAAAAGTAAAATCCTACCTCTCCCTTCCAACTATTATAATAGCTGATAGGGAGATACCTCCAAATGGCTACCCTCATCAAAAATATAACACTCACTTATCCCAGCATAACAAATAAAAATGTAAACATTTTGATTAGTTGAATAAACATCGCAAATTATTAACTAACTATTTCATCAAAAAGATAATTAATTGTAAGTTCGGTTGGCACCAAAAGTGACGACAATAAAAACATTAATGGATAATTTATGATGAAGAATAGTACTCGTTTAGCATTATTAGGTTTGGCATTAGCAACGCCTATGATGTCATCAGCCGCTGACACTTTACTACCCAAAGTTAAGGCTACAGTTTCAGATAAGTATGTTTCAGAATACGTCAAACTATACGACCATATTCAAATAGAGAATGGTGTACTAACATCCAAATCCAAAACATTATGTGATCCAACTAGTTTTGATGCGACAATGAATGAATCCAATGTCATTACTATTCGAATAAAAAAACCATCTATTACAGCCTGCGGCGCTTTGGGTAGAAGTAACCAAGACTTAACAGATCCACAAGCACTTGAATTTTCAATTGATTTAAAAGAAAAACTTCGGGAGTATTACCGTATTAGTAAATATTCAATTAGTAATTACCAATTCAAAGTCGGAAATACTATGACTTTCGAAAATTAAATTAAAGGTGGGTAACTCCCACCTTTTTTAATTAGTGAAACATTGTCAATAAAATCAAGGTGACACTGTAAACCCATCAGTTTGGGTATTAAGTTTCATGAACTTTATGAGTTTGCCGACGCGCTTCTTATTGCGGCTGTTACGTTCCTTAAATATCAATAATGATTGCGTAATTTTTATTTTTAAATAAATCTACCAGATAAAACTTAGAATAATAAATTAAGCACTTCCACTTTTAAATTACTCTTTCGTTACTTTTCAGTCACTTAAGAGGTGACATGAGAAATCTAAACTAAGTTTTTATGTATTTCCAGTAAAGTGTAACCCCAATGGATAAAAATCGAACACACCCGAAGTAATTAATAACAATTTTTAGTTAAATAACATATAGAGATCTTTAAGGCAGTCAATAATTTCAACATTTATGATCAGTCAATATGAGACGTAATTATGGAGTGTATAAAATAGTCTTTAGGGCTCTTCACTAAGCAGTTATGGTTTACTGACTATAAACGAATGACGCCGTTCGACATTAAAATAAAAACACCAGATGGGCAGCGCATAGTCTGTATTCAACGAAGTGTTTCAATTTTCATGTCTAAAGTAATTGTTAGTGGCCAAGATAACAATACTATTGGGGTCTTAATGGTTCTTTTTAATTGGCGGAACGTTTGATATTTTTAATAAAACGAGTACATAATTTGTCAATTAGAAGGTAAATGGACCGGTTGGGCTTCTAATTTTAAAATGACTAGGATTAGGTACAAACTATTTACTAGTGCTGATAATTACATTCTAAAAAATCTACTGACATACCAGAAAATAATGATTTTAGGAAACTAATTTTGACATCCGTTATCTATTGATATGGATTAAAAAAATAGCTCATCGCTGTAGTAATAGTTCCGATTTTTGCCTTAAAGGTAGCCACATTAAAGTATATATAATAATCAAATTAATACCATGTGCCAACAACCATCATAACAAAATATTATGCGTGCATAATATATAACCACTCCTCCATAAGAGGGATTAACTGATATAATCATCAAAAAAAGATAATGATGAAAATAATTATGTTTTTTTGCACAATAAGGATATGCAATGAAAAAAATCACAGCTGTCACACTACTATCAACAATCGCACTTTTTGGTTGTAATAAAGACGATGTAGAAACTGCCGCTAAAGGTGAAGCAAAAGTTATCGCTATCGATGGCATAACCTTCAAAGGAGTAGGTGTTGCGGATGGTTATTACAATCAAAGCACAATAAGCAATACTCCAAATGTACAGGCAACATCAGGTTTTAAATTTCAGAGTAAAGGTGATCTAGAAAATTTAGGGATCACGGTAAAATCTGAGTCATGTGCACTCTTAACCAAAAAGAGTGGTGAAACAGAACTGTGCTTTGATATTAAAACAGGCCAAGACATCTGTATGCCAGATATCATTGATTCATTTGGCTACCGAGTTTTCACTATCGATCTCGACAAATTAAGCGAAGCTCAAAAAAATGATTTTCAATCAATAAGTTATACACACCAATTATTACGAGCAGACTTCACCGCAACACCATGTGAAAAGCTAAAGTAAATTCACTTACTCTCAACAAATAACTCAGTTAAAGAGCTAATAGCAATCGCTTTTTAAATAACATTTGGCTCAAGTGCATCCTTGTCACTTGGGTCAATCAAGCACATTTTCTGTTGTAAAAATAATGATTTTCTTAACGAAAATGAGATCAGTCACACATTTCACCCTATATGCAACTGCACTCAATCAAATTTGAGAACTACCCCTACCTTTAATATCCATATTTCGCTAACAATACCTTATTACACGAGCAAAAATAACAAGGAGAGTGGCGAAGTGCTTCCCCACATTCAATCATTCCATCAACAGGCATTGCTTGAGCAATTACAGGCACTTCACGACATTTCCTTCATGCTGTGGCGTACTGACTCCATCAATCAACTACTTTTTACTGCCGTTGATGAAGCAAAAAAACAGCTCGATATCGACAGAATGGCGATCTTTCTTTTCGATGAAAAATTGCGAATGCATGGTACCTATGGCACAGATATGACGGGAGCTACAGTGGATGAGCACTACTTTGAATCCGCTATTCCTGACCATTGGTTTTCTTCACATGCATTAAAAGGGCAGGAATACATAGTGATCAATGATAATACCGAGCTCTATCACGATTTAGAGCCTGTAGGATCAGGATGGAATGCTTATGTCGCGCTATGGGATGAAGACAAAGCCGTGGGTTGGATTGCGTGTGACAACTTAATATCGGGACGCCCTTTAAAAGGTTATCACCGCCAGTTATTGAAACAATTTGGTTTTATTGTGTCGCAGCACCTTGTTCGTCGACAAGCAGAAGAGAAACTGATCCGCTTGAACAAAGAGCTGGAGCACCGCGTCACAGAGCGTACCCTAGCGTTACAAAGTGCAAATCAACAGCTAGAGCTACTGGCAAAATGTGACCCATTAACAGGCGTGGCAAATCGCCGTGCCTTCGATTGCCAATTTAAAGATGAATGGCGGCGAGCAGAGCGTCACCAACTGCCACTTTCTTTACTGATTATTGATATTGATAACTTTAAATCTTATAACGACCAATACGGTCATGCCGCTGGTGATCAATGCTTACAAGTGATCGCTAGCGCACTCAATACTATCGAACGTCGAGCTGGAGCGCTTTTTGCTCGCTATGGTGGTGAAGAGTTTGTTTTACTCTTACCGGGTCAAAATCACAAAGCAGCAGTCTACGCCGCAAAACAAGCACTTCACGCAGTAAGAAGGCTCAAGTTAAAGCACAAGCAACCCAATGATGCCAGTTACGTGACAATCAGTATTGGTGTTGCTTCAATAAACCCATCACTTGAGCATTCAACCAGCAGCTTATTTAAGTTAACCGATGACGCGCTATATAAAGCCAAAGCCCTTGGTAAAAATGGCTATTATTTTCATACTGCTACAGAGTCCGATGGGTATCATCAAGCACCTAAGTAGAAAACCAAACGCCTCAGTTCAGAGAAACTCAGCTTTATAAGGTTCATTCACGACTGTTTTACCAGTAGTTAACGGACTAACGTTTAGTTGGTTTTCGCTTTGTATACTTACGCTTCTTAGTGCCGCCTTTTTTAAATTCTGGCGACTTTAGCTCTCGCAGACTTAGCGGCACTTCACTGGTTTTTACTTTATCCATCAAAGTACTGACTTGCAGCTGAAGTGCATCCATAAAAGGTTTGTAAGCACATTTTTTATCCGCCATATCTTGTAACTGGTGCTCCCAATGCGCGGTCATATCAGGGTAAGTAGACTCTGTCGGCAAAGCATAAATTAACCCCCAGCCTGCATCAGTAGCATGTATATTTTTACCCTCACGCAGCAACAATTGGCGTTTAAATAAAATCTCCATGATACCTGCTCGTGTTGCTTCAGTGCCGAGTCCATCGGTGTCGCGCAGAATTTTTTTCAATGACGCGTCTGAGACAAAGCGGCCGATCCCTGTCATGGCTTGCAGTAACGTGGCCTCGGTAAAGGCTTTTGGCGGCTCTGTCATTTTGTCTTTGATCTCACCTTCGCGACAGGTTAAGACTGTGCCTTTCTCTAGCGGTGGCACCTTATCAG containing:
- the yejK gene encoding nucleoid-associated protein YejK: MSLILSNVILHQLAKNDKDEFEVHLRKQTLDHSESTENLVAELHRVYSSKGAKGFAHFSEESEFSYWLKQCRTKELDFLSFSDQSAKRLQAELAKYPFAESGTLVMAEYQSLATDYLFIGLMPTCHSMKVTEQLDISATDYLDVAKMDIVARIDLSAWETDAESKRYLTFIKGRVGRKIADFFLDFLQAEVGLDVKVQNQVLMQAVEDFCADSRLDKEEKQQYRKQVYDYCNEQLQAGDEVTVKELAGELPPSEDGTDFYQFTSQQGYELEESFPADRTAMRKLTKFVGSGGGMSINFDSMLLGERVFYDAETDTLTIKGTPPNLKDQLQRRLNSDS
- a CDS encoding DUF3413 domain-containing protein; the encoded protein is MVASGNNYKDKVSQLISWGHWFSFFNIIAAMLLGTRYIVHSEWPVTLLGQLYLLLSWVGHFGFLVFGLYILIIFPASFLIPSQRLMRLFAVLIATLGLTTLILDTYAYTTLDLHLSPLVWDLLLSGEKSELNARWQYLFIAVPILFLLQLVLSEWLWRKLRKITRKHVGGPIALVFGLCFLGSHLVYIWADAFLYRPVTMQRSNFPLSYPMTAKTFMEKHGLIDRNEYAKRKEEAGENHSPLIRYPIEKLSFSDQGTNQNVLIVMIDGLRSDMVSSKIMPNLASFADQNINYKNHYSTSNDNTVGIFGLFYGLPGSYLESVRAESTSPVLVSTLNKRKYQFGLFSGDHFSSPIYYQTIFEQQKLANHSSDNATPSDQLAVDNWQTWLTTTLEDDKPWFSYIELLAVQEFEEDGGYTPTFTPSLSTTAKNTKISDPGLLLKNSYRNAANYADSLVGQILAALEAQQVLDNTIIIFTSNHGTEFNETGTNSWGSNSNYSQYQLKVPLVIHWPNRDSDVIETVTSHLDVAPTLMEALLNVSTTSDKYSSGNSLFDNENTRRWVIAGDSKDIVVIQKNTTTVVDRYGNYQVYDEHYKIKDERRPKLSTLMQVMNELKRFYHPQK
- a CDS encoding SDR family oxidoreductase, whose amino-acid sequence is MQPRLLITGANRGIGLALVKHYLDDGWHVDASCRDISQAQELLSLASASPQNLHLHTLDVTDHDAVMALSQTLKGTPLDLLINNAGYYGPKGYGFGHTNANEWRKVFEVNTIAPLKMAEAFYPQLKLAPQGIIASISSKVGSMTENTSGGGYIYRSSKAALNSVVKSLSNDLLPQGILSVALHPGWVQTEMGGPNALIDTQVSASGLKNVLDNLSPSQSGEFYNFDGTNIPW
- a CDS encoding sensor domain-containing diguanylate cyclase — encoded protein: MLPHIQSFHQQALLEQLQALHDISFMLWRTDSINQLLFTAVDEAKKQLDIDRMAIFLFDEKLRMHGTYGTDMTGATVDEHYFESAIPDHWFSSHALKGQEYIVINDNTELYHDLEPVGSGWNAYVALWDEDKAVGWIACDNLISGRPLKGYHRQLLKQFGFIVSQHLVRRQAEEKLIRLNKELEHRVTERTLALQSANQQLELLAKCDPLTGVANRRAFDCQFKDEWRRAERHQLPLSLLIIDIDNFKSYNDQYGHAAGDQCLQVIASALNTIERRAGALFARYGGEEFVLLLPGQNHKAAVYAAKQALHAVRRLKLKHKQPNDASYVTISIGVASINPSLEHSTSSLFKLTDDALYKAKALGKNGYYFHTATESDGYHQAPK
- a CDS encoding YejL family protein; translated protein: MPITSKYSNDKVEQIISDLFDVLEKHDASAELALMVVGNIATNIINADLPAGQRKAIAEKFAQALQTTIKD